The window ACATCATCTCGATCGAGACCTCTTGACCAGGCTGCTCGCCCACAAGCGTGGATCGATCCGACTGGCCACCGCCGATGTGAGACAGATCCTTTCCCGCCTCGTTGAGGAGTGGGAACGGGTGATTGTACTTGTCGATGCTGCCTGACCGTCGCCTTTCTTCTCCCCCTCGCTTCCTCTATCGCTGCCTTCTACTCTATGGCTTGCTCGTTCTTTGCCTGTTCTCCAGGTCGGCATCTGCCGGCATCTCCCTCCCCAAACCCGACGGGTGGGTGAGCGATTACGCCGGCCTGCTCGATGCCGCTACGAAGAATCGGCTGGAGCAGTTCCTGACGGAGGTAAATCAAGAAGCGGGCGTCGAGATCGCTGTGGCTACTCTCCCCACCCTTGGTGGACAGTCGGTCGAAGAGGCTGCTGTCGAGCTGTTTGCTGCCTGGGGAATTGGAAAGAAGGGGAAGGACGAGGGCGTGCTGCTCCTGGTGGCCCCGAAAGAACGGAGGCTTCGGATCGAGGTGGGCTACGGCCTGGAGGGAACCATCCCTGATGGACTGGCCGGCGAGATCATTCGTGATACGATCACGCCGCGCTTCCGAGAGGGCCGATTCGCCGAAGGAATCGAGGCAGGCATCACCCGGATCGTCGAGACCATTGCACGGCAAAAGCAGATTCAGATCCCGGTGCCAGAATCGCCCCGCCTGCGGACAACAGCCCCTGAGCAGGAGACCAGACGATGGCGCCTGAGCTCTCAGGCGACCCCGGTCTTGCTCTTTTTGCTCCTACTGGTCGGACTGATCGCCATCAGCATGGCCGGCGAGCGGTCATTTCGCGACCGCCGCGGCCCGCGTCGATTCCGCAACCCCTTCATCTGGTTTCCGATCGGTCCCTACAGCGGGGGTTCGTCAGGTGGTGGCTTCGGTGGTGCCGACTTTGGCGGATTCGGCGGCTTCGGCGGCGGGTCCAGCGGAGGCGGCGGCGCCAGCGGAAGCTGGTGACCACAACCCGGAAGTTGTCAACTTGCAGCACCAGGCGTAAGGGGGCACCCCTCACGTCCTTTCGGGGGCTGAATACTGATTACTAAACGCTATGGTCTACGTCAGGTGTGGGTGAAATGGTTTGACAGGGGAAGGTCGTGGTGGTATTGAACACCGTTATAACTTCTAACCTTAAAGGAGGAATACAATGCGAAGCGCGATCGGGATGCTGGGAGTTGGACTGTTATTCATGAGTCTTCATAGTACGGCCGAGGCCGAGCCGACGAAGAGCCCTAGGGCCATCATCGAGATGGCGGCCGGTAAGATCGTCGTAGAGTTCTATGAGAAGGATGCGCCTGGGACCGTAGCGAATTTTATCAAGTTGGCTAAGCAGGGCTACTATAACGGTCTCAGTTTTCACCGGGTTGTGCCGGGCTTTGTCGCTCAGGGCGGTGATCCGAAGGGGGATGGGACCGGCGGCCCCGGTTACACCATCAAGGATGAAGTCAATTCGCGTAAACACACGACCGGAGCGGTGGCCATGGCGAAAACCGCTGCGCCCAACAGCGCCGGGAGTCAGTTCTACATCACTCTGGCGCCACAACCCGCACTGGATCGCGACTACACGGTATTTGGGCAGGTCGTGGAGGGGATGGATGTCGTCATGAAGATCAAGGTCGGGGACGTTATGAAGAAGGTGACCATTGTCGAGGCCACCCGCTGAGACGATCCTGAACAACCTGTTTGGCAGAAAGGGCTAGCATGCTGTCCCAGTGAAGTCTTTACAGTCCGTTCGTGGTGAGCCTGTCGAACCACTGATGGGAGGCGTTGAGTACACATTGCCCTTCGACTGGCTCAGGGCGAACGGTAAATGTAAAGAAGTGCCAGGAACGCTGCACTGGAGAAGCCCGGCGCTGGTAAAAACATTGACATTTAGGTGCGAAGAGTGCAATTATAAATAAAAAGTCGAAACTTGATGTGACCGCTTTCAAATTCCGCCGAGAAAAGGATCAACTCGTAGCTTATCTCATCGCTATTGATAAGGGGGTGTGAAGGGGATGGCGAGCGTGACGGTCAAGGAGAACGAGTCGTTCGAGGTCGCTCTCCGCCGTTTCAAGAAGCAGTGCGAGAAAGCTGGAGTCCTGTCGGAGCTCCGCAAGCGCGAGCATTACGAGAAGCCCAGTGTCCGCCGCAAGAAAAAATCGATGGCCGCCAGAAAGAAGGCCTTGAAGCGCGTCCACTTCGCTGTAGAGTAGGACGTGAGCGTCTTAAAGGCACGATTGGCCGACGACCTCAAGGTAGCCCTCAAGAGTGGGGATCGGCTGAGGACGTCAGTGCTTCGGCTTCTCCATGCGCTCATCAAGAACAGGGAAATAGAAAAGCGGGGAGAGTTAGACGACGCGGAAATTATCCAGGCAGTGATCGCGTCCTGTAAGCTCAGAAAAGAGGCCATCGAGCAGTATGTAAAGGGGGGACGAGATGATCTGGCCGTGAAGGAGGAGGCCGAGCTCAAGCTCCTCGAGGCATACCTGCCTCCGCCGCTCTCACCGGAAGAGCTTCGAAAGAAGATAGAGGAAGCGCTTGCTGTGTCGCACGCGAGTTCCATTAAGGATATGGGGAAGGTCATGGCGCTCCTGATGCCGGAGATCTCTGGTCGAGCGGATGGGAAGGTAGCCAGTCAGATGGTCAAAGACGCGTTGTCGAAGCGCTGATGCCTGTGCAATTGCCTCATCGTAAGTATATCCCCATGTTGGGTGGATAGTTCAGGGGACTCGAAATCGAGTCCCCTGTGTATTTCTAGTGTATCCGTGTGCTCGGGATATGCGCTCTTTGCGACTGAGGCCGCCCCCCAAGCACGGCAACAGACCGAGCTGATTCCGCGTTCTTTGGTATCCGGAGACCTTCGCATCACATGAATCAGATCGACCAGCATACCCTCGAGATTCTGGAGTGGCCTGCCATCCAGGCGAGATTAGCCGCTGAGGCCGGATCGCCCATTGGAAGGGAGTTGACACAGGCGACCCAGCCTCTTCCCACACTGGAGGAGGCGAAGAAAGTCCAGAAAGAAGTTGAGGAGTTCCGGGCGCTGCTGTCCAGGGAAACCGCACTTCCATTTGACCAACTGTGCGACATCAGGGAGTCGATCCGGCAGTCTCGACCGGAAGGCGCAATCCTCGCGGCGATAGATTTCGTCAGGGTCGCCGGATCACTGGAAGCGGCGGCGGCGATCCGTCACGCGATCGCCCGATCCAGGAACCTGTGTCCGCAGCTTCATGCTATCGCCTCCCAATTCGCTGATCATACCGACCTGGTAGACGCGATTCACGCGTCTGTCGAAGCCACCGGAGAGGTCAAAGACACCGCCAGCCGAAAGCTCAACCAACTTCGACTTCGAATCCATGAGCTTCGAAACCTGATCCACTCTCGCTTACAGTCCCTGCTGACGGATCCTCCCCTTCAACCCTATATCGCCGAACTGCTCGTGACGCTTCGAAACGAGCGCTACGTGATCCCTGTCAAGCCCAACTACCGGACCGCCCTGAAGGGTGTCGTCCAGGATCGATCCGTCAGTGGCGCCACCATCTTCCTGGAGCCCCAGGAGGTTGTAGAACTCAATAACCAGCTACGGTTGTTGCAGCGGTCCGAAGAGGAGGAGATCAGAAGAGTGCTGGCCGCGCTCACCGCGTCTCTCCGATCCAAGGCGGAAGCGGTGCTCTCGACGATGCTGCTCGCGGCTGAACTGGACTGTCGATGTGCCGCGGCACGATTGGCCGACACGCTTCACTGTACCCCTGTCTCCTTGAAGGACACGGGTCCCCTGGTGCTGCGGGAGGCCCGACACCCACTCTTGCTGGAACAGACGGAAACAGCCGGGACGAACCAGACCATCCCGATCGACCTGCGTCTGGGCGATAGCTTTGATGCGCTACTCATCACCGGACCGAATACCGGCGGCAAAACGGTCGCCTTGAAGACGGCGGGTCTGCTCTCGCTGATGGCGCAGGCGGGGCTGCATCTGCCGACCTCGCCGGACTCCGAGGTCCCTTTTTTTAGCGGAGTGCTTGCCGACATTGGAGATGAGCAGAGTATCGAGCAAAGCCTGAGTACCTTCTCCTCCCACATCGGTCAGATTCGCCGAATCCTGGATGCGGCGCGCCCACACACCCTGGTGTTGCTGGACGAACTCGGCGCCGGTACCGATCCTATCGAGGGGGCCTGCCTGGGAATCGCGATCCTTGAGGCGCTTTTAGAGCGCGGCGCGATGGTCGTGGCGACCACGCATCTGGACGCCATCAAGGCCTATGCCTATTCGCACCCTCGAATCGAAAACGGCTGCGTCGAGTTCGACCTTGACACCCTGAGACCGCTGTATAAATTATTAATTGGGCTTTCCGGTCGCAGCCATGGTCTGGCGATCGCCTCTCGGATCGGATTACCTTCGAGCGTGATTCAGCGAGCCGAGGGGCTGCTAGGCGAAGGAGGCGATCCATTACGGCTGCTGCTGGACCATCTGGAGGGTGAGCAGCGGCGTCTCGCTGTAGAGCGTGAGGCGCTGACTCGCGAAGCTGCCGAGACGGCCAAGGCGCGCGGTGAGGCCGAGGTACGACTGGACGCGGCGAGGGCCGAGGCCGAGCAAATTTGCCGCCGGGCTTTCCAACAGGCCGAGGAGGCAGTCACCGACGCTCGATCGGAGATTGATCGCCTGCTTCTGGAGTTCAGGTCATCCCAGTCGCGCGGGCAGTCGGCGCAGGAGGTGCGCCGGCAACTCATCGATCTGGAGCGGCAGACTCAGGTGGCGCTCAGCGACGTGACCGATTCGGATCGCGTCGCAAGCAGTATTGGAACCGCTTCGGTTCGCGAGGGGCAGGAGGTCTTCATTAAGGGACTCGGGCAGCGTGGGATCGTGACAGGGAAGCCGTCGTCTGCCGGCATCGTGGAGATCCGGCTCCCCCTTGGAAAGGTGAGGGTCCCCCTGGAAGCGGTGATATCCCAAGGCGACTCTGGACAGGGTGAGACGAGCAGGCCGATCCGGCTGTCCAGGATAAAGGACGAGGTGAGGGGCGAGCTGAACCTGATCGGATGTGATGCGACCGAAGCGGCTCGGCGCCTTGACCAGTATGTCGGAGATGCATTCTTAGTCGGACTGCCCACCGTACGAATTATCCATGGAAAGGGCTCAGGAATTCTCAGAAAGACCGTCACAGAGTTCCTTCAGGACCACCCATTGGTCGAAAGCTTCCGGGTAGCTGATTATCAGGAGGGGGGAATCGGCGCCACCATTGTGGAGCTGTGTCCTCGTACATTCTCCATACTTACGGACGGAGCGGCATGAAGAGGATGAGCGGACAGTGATCTCGGAGGAGGCGGTTTCCCGAGTGCTGGCCAGCACCGACATTGTGCAGCTTATTGGCAGATACCTCCCACTGAAACCTGCCGGACGTTACTATAAGGCCCTGTGCCCCTTCCATAGCGAAAAGACCCCTTCCTTCACGGTCAATCCTGAGCGTCAGATCTTTCACTGTTTTGGCTGCGGTGAAGGCGGGGATGCGGCCGGTTTCCTGATGAGGCAGGAACATCTCAACTTCCCTGAGGCAATCCGGTCGCTGGCCGACCGAGCCGGAATCAGCCTCCCGGCGCGCTCCCGCGCACATACCGGAAGCGGGCCAGGGCAGGACGAGCGCGCGCGCCTGGGGCTGCTGGAGATTCACAAGACGGCGGCGGAATTCTTTCGTCAACAACTCCAGCATCAGACGATCGGGGCAACTGCGCGCGCGTATCTGAGGAGCCGGGGCATCCCGAATTCGGTCGTCGAGCAGTTCGGGCTTGGGTATGCGACAGCCTCCTGGGAGGAACTCCTTCGCCACCTGCTGCGCAGGGGATTCTCTAAGAAACAGGTGGAGGAGGCTGGGCTGGCGCTGCCGCGCAAAGACGGGAGCGGGGCGTATGATCGATTCCGGAACCGACTGATGATCCCAATCAGTGATTCGGTGGGTCAGGTGATTGCCTTTGGCGGTCGCGTCCTTGACGATTCCCTTCCGAAGTACCTGAACTCTCCGGAAACGCCCATTTACAAAAAGGGGTCCCACCTGTTCGGTCTGCACCTTGCGGCTTCCGCCATTCGCGATCGCGGGTCGGCTCTTGTGGTGGAAGGGTATTTCGACCTGATCGCGTTGCACGCGCATGGTGTGCAGCACACCGTAGCAGTCCTGGGCACTGCGCTGACAACTCAGCAGATTGCCCTGCTCCGCCGATACACGACGCGGGCGTTGCTGGTGTTCGATCCGGACGCGGCCGGGATCGCCGCGGCGAGACGTTGCGTCGAAAGCTTGCTCAACAGCGGGCTCGACTGGCGGGTAATGCTCCTTCCGGATGGAGAAGATCCTGATTGTTTTCTGCGGGAGCGTGGCTCCTCGGCCTTCGCCGACGCGCTCACGCAATCGAAGGACCTGATGGAGTTTCTGCTCGATCGGAAGGTCTCGGGATTCGATCTGACCAGCCCCGAAGGCCAGGCCGACGCGGTGAATGCCGTCCTGCCCCTCTTGGGCGCCGTCGGCAATGAGATCACGCGGCAACGCTACACGGAAAAGCTCGCGCGCCGGGTTTCACTTCCCAATGATGCCATCATCCGCGAGCTCAATCTTCAGGTGAAAGGCCGCAAGCGGGACACCATGCCGCCAACGCTGCAACCCAGAGGGTTGCCGTCCATAGAATGGAAGCTGATCCACCTGGCACTCCACCATCCCGGCGCGGCCTCTCGTGTGCGTGAAAGCGTACGGCCTGAGGAGCTGAAGGATCGGACGCTTCGCAGGATTTATCAGTCTGCGGTAATGGAACCTGGGACGGGCCGTAGCGCGGTATCGCTTGCCGCAGTGGACCCGGACACGCAGCGGGTGCTCACGCAGTTGTTGGCGACTGATCTTGGAGAGTACGATGGGGAGGAGGCGATCGAGCGCGCCCTCTCCGATTATCTTGCGCGCATCACAGTCAGGCGTGAGCGCGAGAAGGGTGATGAACTCCGGCGACAGATGGAAGCGGCCGAACGAGCGGGCGATCATGGAACGGTTGCGCGCCTGCAGGCTCAGTTTCTTGCGCTGAGCAGAGATCGAGTTCGGTCTCACGTCCCGGCATCGTCGTGAAATCTGGACTGAGGCAGGAGCTTTTGAGAGCGGCTATGAGCTGTTAGCTGTCGGCTGTTTTTCAGGGGAGACAGTATGGCAAATACACACAAGCCAAGACGACCGTCGAAGACCACGCAGTGGAGAGCGCGCAGTCAGGCCACGCGGCCTCTTCATGTGGTTCGTAAGCGGGTTGCCTTGAGCCAACAGAATAAGACGGGGACGGTCCCGGTGGCCTCACCGGCCAAGGCCCCTCGGGGCAATGCACGTTCCAGAACCGCAAAAAAGCCGATGACGATAGCGCCGGCCGCCGTCAAAGAGGGGATCAAGCCGCTGGTGTCGCTCGGGCGGAAAAAGGGTTACCTGACCTACGACGAGGTGAATAGCCTCCTGCCGGAAGAGGTCACCTCCGGCGACCAGATCGACAAGATCCTCAATCTCTTTGATGAGATGGATATCGAGGTTGTGGATGAGGCAGAGCGGCCTAAAGCGGTGGGAACGCCCGCGCCCCAGCAGGAAGAAGAGAGCGCCGAGACGGGACCCGAGCTTGTTCCGTCGGCCGCCGGCAGGACCGACGACCCGGTTCGGATGTATCTGCGAGAAATGGGAAAAACCCCCCTACTGACCCGGGACGGAGAGATTCAGATTGCGAAACGGATCGAAGAGGGCCACAAAGACGTGGCCGAGGCTGTCTGCCGGGCTGGAGTCGCGGTCCGGGAGATTACCGAAATCGGAGAGCGACTGTTACATGGCAAAGCTCGTATTTATGAGCTGCTCTCACTCAATGAGTTTGACGAGATCTCCGAACAGAAAGAGCGGGAGTTGCTCGCCGAAAATACCCCATCCTTAGAAGCCCTCCGAGAGGAGCAGGTGAAGATCGATGGCCTTCGACGGCGTTACCAGCGCGGTGTTGGCCGTCTGAGCGAGCGATGGCAGCAGAGGATCCTGGATGAGATGGCGCGTCGCAAGGCGGCGCAGGCCACGCTGATTCGAGGGCTGCATATCAACCAGCGGGTGATCGAGCGGGTGGTCGCCAGGATCCGCAATCTCCTGGAGCGGATCGAGCAGGGCGAGCAGGAGCTTCGCGACGTGGGGCGGGCCCACCACTTGTCCATGGAGGATATCAGGATCATCTCCGGCAACGGCCGGGAGAAGACTGCCGCTATACGAGGGATTCTCCGTCGGACGGGGCTCGACCGGAAGGGGCTGGATGAATGTGAACACACCGTCACGGCTATCCAGCGAAAGATCCGAAGGGTTGAGGAGGAGGCCGATGCCTCCGCCAAGGAGTTACGATCCTGTCTTCATACTATCACCAACGGTGAGCGAAAGGCCCATCTGGCAAAGAAGGAGATGGTAGAGGCCAACCTCCGTCTGGTGATCAGTATCGCAAAGAAATACACCAATCGCGGCCTCCAGTTCCTCGACCTGATCCAGGAAGGGAACATCGGCCTGATGCGGGCGGTGGATAAGTTTGAATACCAGCGAGGATATAAGTTCAGCACCTACGCCACCTGGTGGGTCCGCCAGGCCATCACGCGAGCCATTGCCGATCAGGCCCGCACCATCCGGATCCCCGTTCATATGATCGAGACCATCAACAAGTTGACTCGCGCCTCCCGGTACCTGGTTCAGGAATATGGCAGGGAGCCCACCCCGGAGGAGATCGCCCAGAAGATCGATCTGCCGGTTGATAAGGTCAGGAAGGTCCTCAAGATCGCGCAGGAACCGATCTCGCTGGAAACGCCCATCGGGGAGGAGGAAGGATCTCATCTTGGTGACTTCATCGAGGATAAAGCTGTGATCTCCCCGATCGAGGCCGTCATCGGCATGAACTTGAGCGGTCAGACCGAGCAGGTGCTTGGGACACTGACGGAACGGGAGCAAAAGATATTAAAGCTCCGTTTCGGGCTTGGGGATGGACGCGATCACACCCTGGAGGAAGTGGGCCAGCAATTCGACGTCACCCGCGAGCGAATCAGACAGATCGAGGCCAAGGCGCTGCGGAAACTCCGACATCCTACTCGGAGCAGGAAGCTCAAGAGCTTTGTGGAATCTTAGGCAGCGTATCCAACGATTCGTTACGCCTTCCGTTCGCCCTGAGCCTGTCGAAGGGTGCAGTATGTCGAGAGGTTCCGTTCATGGATTCGACAGGCTCACCACGAACGGATTGTAAGGGTATTTGTGGGACACTACACTAGTTGCTGGTCTTCTGCTGGGGCCCATAGCTCAGTTGGTTAGAGCCCCCGGCTCATAACCGGGTCGTCCCTGGTTCGAGTCCAGGTGGGCCCACCACGTAAAAGCAGCCATCGGCTTTCAGTGGTCAGCTTGAGGCTGACACTGGGCTGATCGCTGATAGCTGAACGCTAATCGCTGATCATTGGGGAGCGCAACGTGTTTCAGGACTTAGAGCGGCTTGTCGAATTACAGGGGCTTGACGCCGAAATCGCCGAGCTCGATGCGGCGGCGGCGGCCATCCCCGTTCAGATCCGGATGATGGACCAGCAATTGGCTCAGGCCAAGGCGACTCTTGATGCGGCCACCGCGGAGGTGGAGAGGCTCCAGAAGCTTCGCCGTCAGAAAGAGCGCGATTTGGATGAGACCAGCAGAGAGCTCAAAAAGCGACAAGGCCGCCTTTTTGAGATCAAGACCAACCTGGAATACACTGCAGTCCTGAAGGAGGTCGAGGGGCTGAAGCAGAAGATTTCGACGCTGGAGGAAGAGGTTCTCGCGTGCTTCGACGATATCGACAGCGCTGTAAAGATTCAAGATCAGGAAGAGAAGAAGATCCAGGTCACACAGGCGGAGTTTCTGAAGAACAAGCAGCAGCGGGAAGGCGAACTTCGGGAGTTGCAAGGCCGCCTCTCGATATTGCGGAAGACCAGGGAAGGCCGGTCAGTGGACGTGGAGGCATCCCTGCTGCAGTTATACCTGCGACTCCTGAAGAGCCGAGATGGCTTGGCGGTGGCCCAGGTAATCAACCGTTCTTGTGAGGGTTGTCACGTGACCATCACGCCTCAGTTGTACTTGGAGGTTCGACGAAACGCGGAACTTCACACCTGCGAAGGGTGTGGTCGGATCCTTTATTGGAAGGGATGATGACAATGCGGGGTGCGGGGGAGCTGAACGCCGGCCCGGCCTCGCAGGCCTGTCCTGAGCCACGTCGAGGGGGATTACGATTGATGATTCACATCGACGGCGCAGCTCGCGGGAACCCAGGCCCAGCCGGGATCGGCGTCATGCTGGAGACAGGGGACGGGCCGCTGCAGCGGGGCTTGTGCCGATACATCGGCGAGGCGACCAATAACGTGGCCGAATATGAAGCGCTCCTGCTTGCTCTGAGGGAGGCCAGGAAGCTTCAGGCGTCCGTTGTCGAGATTCGATCCGACTCCCAGTTGTTGGTGAGACAAATCCAGGGCAGCTATCGAGTTAAAAACCCGCGCCTCGCCGCGTTACATGCGCAGGCGCGCGACCTCATCAGCGCCCTCCCATCATTTCGGATTGAGCATGTCGGTCGCGAACTGAACCGTCAGGCGGACGCGCTCGCCAATCGCGCCATCGATGAAGCCTTGTCCGGTGTCCCCCGAGAGGGAGGGCGATCGTGAACGGACAGCAGCGGGCCTTCTCGCCCCTGCTTGGGTTGTCGGCCATCCTGGTCGTTGTCCTCCTCTCCGGCAGCGTGTACCTCTGGAACGTCTACAATCAACTGGTCTCGATGGACGAGGGGATCAGATCGGCCTGGGCTCAAGTCGAGAATCAGTTACAGCGTCGGACAGACCTCATTCCGAATCTGGTTGCAACAGTGAAAGGGTATGCCGCCCACGAGCGAGAGGTGCTGGAGGGTATCGCCAATGCCAGGGCGAGGATGGCTGGGGCCAAAAGTCCTGAGGAAAAGATCACCACCAGCAACGCCCTGGACGTGGCGCTCGGACGCCTGCTGGTGGTCGTGGAGCGGTACCCGAACCTTAAAGCGGATCGGAGCTTTGCCCGCCTGATGGACGAGCTGGCGGGAACGGAAAACCGATTAGCCGTCGAACGGAAGCGATACAATGATCTGGTGCAGGGCTACAACAGCCGGATTCGTCGCTTTCCGGAAAGGACCGTCGCCGGATTGTTCCATTTTCAGCAGGCGAGCTACTTTCTGGTGGCTGAATCGGCAAAAGCGGCGCCGACAGTGGAGTTTGCCAGGTGAAGGCCGGCTGGCCGGCACAGAGGGAAACGCAGACCGCCCCTGCCAGGTGCGCCGATATCCTCGAGGGTAGCCTGCAAGGGCTGGGTCTCGGTCGGGTGATCCGCCACCTCGCGCTCCTTCGAGCCTGGGACCGGGTCGTAGCAGATCGCATCAAGGAGCGGGCGAGCGTGGAGGATTTCAGGGATAGACGCTTGTACCTCTGCGTCGAGGATCCCATCTGGCTGCATGAGCTTCACATGCTGCGGCACAAGTTGAAAACAATCCTGAACGAGGAGGTTGGCGAGCCGGTGGTGGACGAGATCGCCTTAAGAATTGGCCGAACCCGTCGATCTGCCCCCACGACACGTCCCTATCGTAGTGGACGGAGGGCCCCGGCGGCTCCGCCTGCGGTTGAGGCGAGCATGACAACGCTCCTGAGCCCCCTCAGGGATCTGCCCTGTTGTGATGCCGTCCAACGGCTCTTTCAACGGTGGGTATCGAGGCCACAGTGACACACGTGTTGCAACATATCCGCATGAAATCCCCCCTCGGGTCCCCCCTTTTGATAAAGGGGAGTTGAGGGGATTTTCTAAGGAACTGGTACACGACTTGCTATTTCCAGGACCTTCTAGTAAAATATGGCGCGGTTCGTATGAATTGAAGTGCGAATCGTCTTAGACAAAATAGATCTGATCAGGAGATTATGGTGAGCCATCAGCGAACGCTTCAGACTATAGCCACCTGTAAAGGGATAGGGATTCACAGCGGCCAATCAGTCACGATGTCGCTCCGTCCCGCTCCGGCGAACTCCGGCGTCGTATTTAAGCGCATCGATCTTCCCTCCGCCCCAACCATCGAGGCCAAGCCCGCACACATCGTCGATGTCCATCATGCAACCACCATCGGCAAGGATGGTATGAAAGTGCGGACCATCGAACACCTGATGGCAGCGTTTGCGGGGACGGGGCTGGATAATGTCCTGGTAGAACTCGACGGCGAAGAGGTTCCCGCCATGGATGGCAGCGCCGCGCCATTTGTCGAGTTAATCAGGAAAGTGGGTCTCAAACGACAGATGGTCGCCAGGACGTATCTCAAGATTAAAGAGCGTTTGGTTGTCGAAACAGAGCGCTCGAGTATTCAGATCGTTCCTTCAAAGCGTCTTCAGGTTATCTATACGATGCGCTTTGACCACCCGCTCCTGGGAGAACAGTCAGCCGCCTTCGACATCACCAGGGAGATGTTCGCCAGGGAGATTGCGTCTTGCCGCACCTACGGGTTCCTGAAGGATATCGAAGAGCTTCGCCGTCGCAACCTGGGCCTGGGCGGGTCGTTTGACAACGCGATCGTGATCGGCGAGGGAGGGGTGGTGAACGGCGATCTCCGCTTCCGGGACGAGCTGGTCCGCCATAAGGTCCTTGATCTCTTGGGAGACCTCTATCTCCTTGGCCGGCCTATCCTCGGGACCGTCATTGCTCACGGCGCCGGTCACTTCCTTCACACCAGGCTCGTACGAGAGATCCAGCGTCATCTGGACCTGGAGCATCCGGCTTCTGTCTGCAGTGGCGTGATTGAGCGTTGGGCGAGGCCGCTGCTTCAGCCGGAACGATCGCTTGAGGTTGTCCCTTCGTAATCGGATTCCCGCGTACGACCCTCCACACCACGCACCCCGGATCGATATCCGGGGCAGTTTCACACCTCGCACGCTGTATCATTCAGCGACGCCATGAGTAACCTCGAAATCGCCAAGCTGTTTCACGAGATCGCCGACCTGCTGGAGATCAAGGACGAAAACATCTTCAAGATCCGGGCCTACCGCCGGGCGGCTATGAACCTGGAATCCTTGCCGGAGGAAATCGAGGCGGTAGCGGCGCGCGGCGGTCTCGCCGAGATCGCGGGAATCGGCAAGGATCTGGCGGCCAAGATCCAACAGGCGCTCGAGACCGGGCGCATGGAATATCTGGAAGAACTGCGCACGGCGATCCCTCGTGGCGTGGTCGAGCTGATGGCGATCCCGGGTGTCGGGCCCAAGACCGCCAAGCTCCTCTTCCAACAGCTCCAGGTCGATTCGGTCGAGAGGCTGGAAGCGCTTGCCCTTCAAGGACAACTCCTCGGTCTGCCGGGGATCAAGCAGAAAACGGTCGAGAATATCCTGAAGGGAATTCAGGTCGTCAAGGCGGGGCGGGAGCGGATGCCGTTGGGGCGGGCCCTGCCGCTGGCCCATGAGCTGGTCCGGATCCTGGAGACGCTTCCCGATGTCAAACAGATCAGCCTGGCTGGGAGCCTGCGGCGAATGCGCGAGACCGTCAAGGACCTCGACCTCCTGGTCACGTCAACGAAGCCGGCCAAGGTCATGGCGGTCTTCACGTCGCTTCCGCAGGTGGCGGAGGTGCTGCTCCAGGGCGAAACCAAGGCGACCATCCGCCACCGGGAGGGGATCCAGGTAGATCTCCGGGTGGTCGAGCCCGACTGCTTCGGCGCCGCGTTACAGTACTTCACCGGTTCCAAGGCCCACAACATCCGCGTGCGGGAGCTCGCGGTCCGTAAGGGGCTGAAGGTCAGCGAGTACGGCGTCTTCAACGAGGCCACCGGCACGCGAATCGCCGGCGCCACCGAGGAGGA of the Candidatus Methylomirabilis sp. genome contains:
- a CDS encoding DUF721 domain-containing protein, producing MKAGWPAQRETQTAPARCADILEGSLQGLGLGRVIRHLALLRAWDRVVADRIKERASVEDFRDRRLYLCVEDPIWLHELHMLRHKLKTILNEEVGEPVVDEIALRIGRTRRSAPTTRPYRSGRRAPAAPPAVEASMTTLLSPLRDLPCCDAVQRLFQRWVSRPQ
- the lpxC gene encoding UDP-3-O-acyl-N-acetylglucosamine deacetylase, with translation MSHQRTLQTIATCKGIGIHSGQSVTMSLRPAPANSGVVFKRIDLPSAPTIEAKPAHIVDVHHATTIGKDGMKVRTIEHLMAAFAGTGLDNVLVELDGEEVPAMDGSAAPFVELIRKVGLKRQMVARTYLKIKERLVVETERSSIQIVPSKRLQVIYTMRFDHPLLGEQSAAFDITREMFAREIASCRTYGFLKDIEELRRRNLGLGGSFDNAIVIGEGGVVNGDLRFRDELVRHKVLDLLGDLYLLGRPILGTVIAHGAGHFLHTRLVREIQRHLDLEHPASVCSGVIERWARPLLQPERSLEVVPS
- the polX gene encoding DNA polymerase/3'-5' exonuclease PolX — its product is MSNLEIAKLFHEIADLLEIKDENIFKIRAYRRAAMNLESLPEEIEAVAARGGLAEIAGIGKDLAAKIQQALETGRMEYLEELRTAIPRGVVELMAIPGVGPKTAKLLFQQLQVDSVERLEALALQGQLLGLPGIKQKTVENILKGIQVVKAGRERMPLGRALPLAHELVRILETLPDVKQISLAGSLRRMRETVKDLDLLVTSTKPAKVMAVFTSLPQVAEVLLQGETKATIRHREGIQVDLRVVEPDCFGAALQYFTGSKAHNIRVRELAVRKGLKVSEYGVFNEATGTRIAGATEEEVYNAIGLPYIPPELREDAGEVEAALEGRMPKLLTLADLRGDLHAHTNWTDGHHPLEALIEAAQQKGYEYIVVSDHSRAATVAGGLSEDKLLEQISRVRALSRKYTKIRILAGSECDILADGSMDFPDRVLAQLDIVVCAIHSRFKQDRAGMTARIVRALSNPYVHIFAHPTGRLIGERDPYDVDLEAVFAAAKQYGKALEINAQPSRLDLNDHHARRAKELGIKLAISTDTHVLDQLDNMSLGVAVARRAWLEKSDVINAMPLNRLLTWTHKTRPKVA